A portion of the Moraxella ovis genome contains these proteins:
- the gltX gene encoding glutamate--tRNA ligase gives MSTQTTKPIRTRIAPSPTGFPHVGTAYIALFNMVFAKSQGGEFILRIEDTDQVRSTAQSEQMILNALKWAGLTWSEGPDVGGQFAPYRQSERSEIYKKYAQELLDKGHAFRCFCTTDELDQMRKEQEAQGLPMRYDGRYANLSREESDKLAESGKPFVIRMRVPTDGECVIHDMLRGEISIPWETVDMQVLLKTDGLPTYHLANVVDDHLMQISHVIRGEEWINSAPKHKLLYEYFGWEMPVLCHMPLLRNPDKSKLSKRKNPTSITYYKDAGVLPEALINYLGRMGYSLPNEAEKFSLDEMIASFDIKRVSLGGPVFDIEKLYWLNGEYLRAMSADELKAKILAWASDDDKLTAIAKAIQPRINVLSDAVNWAGFYFQNLPNVTADDFTHKTLDNDKLLEILYLATWQLEALPEWSENNIYQTLKSLAGHFEIKLKDFMQPFFVAIAGSTSSTPVMNSMYVIGADMTLSRLRHACEVLGGLGKKKLKKLEEVNKTLPNFLNQE, from the coding sequence ATGAGCACTCAAACCACCAAACCCATTCGCACCCGTATCGCCCCGTCTCCAACTGGCTTTCCGCACGTTGGCACGGCTTATATTGCCTTGTTTAATATGGTTTTTGCCAAATCGCAAGGGGGCGAGTTTATCCTACGCATTGAAGACACCGACCAAGTCCGCTCTACCGCCCAGAGTGAGCAGATGATTTTAAACGCTCTAAAATGGGCAGGTTTGACATGGAGCGAAGGCCCTGACGTGGGCGGACAGTTCGCCCCCTATCGCCAGTCGGAGCGTTCCGAGATTTACAAAAAATACGCCCAAGAACTACTGGACAAAGGTCATGCCTTTCGCTGTTTTTGCACGACAGACGAGCTAGACCAAATGCGTAAAGAGCAAGAAGCCCAAGGCTTGCCCATGCGTTATGACGGGCGTTATGCCAATCTGAGCCGTGAAGAGAGCGATAAACTTGCCGAGAGTGGTAAGCCCTTTGTCATTCGTATGCGTGTACCGACAGACGGCGAGTGCGTGATTCATGACATGCTTCGTGGCGAGATTAGCATTCCTTGGGAAACGGTCGATATGCAGGTTCTACTAAAAACAGACGGCTTGCCGACCTATCATCTTGCCAATGTCGTGGACGACCATTTAATGCAAATTTCCCACGTCATTCGTGGCGAAGAGTGGATTAACTCCGCCCCCAAGCACAAACTTTTGTATGAGTATTTTGGTTGGGAAATGCCTGTATTGTGCCATATGCCCCTACTGCGTAACCCCGACAAATCCAAACTCTCAAAACGCAAAAACCCCACATCAATCACCTATTATAAGGACGCAGGCGTGTTGCCCGAAGCCTTGATTAACTATTTGGGGCGTATGGGGTATAGCTTGCCAAACGAAGCGGAGAAATTTAGCTTGGATGAGATGATTGCGAGCTTTGATATTAAGCGTGTCTCTCTGGGTGGACCTGTGTTTGACATTGAAAAACTCTACTGGCTCAATGGCGAATACCTGCGTGCGATGAGTGCGGACGAGTTGAAGGCGAAGATTTTGGCGTGGGCAAGCGATGATGATAAGCTGACCGCCATTGCCAAAGCCATTCAGCCACGCATTAATGTGTTGTCTGATGCGGTAAATTGGGCAGGGTTTTATTTTCAAAACTTGCCAAATGTTACGGCGGACGATTTTACCCATAAAACGCTGGATAACGACAAATTACTTGAAATTCTCTATCTTGCCACATGGCAACTAGAAGCCTTGCCCGAGTGGAGCGAGAATAACATTTATCAGACCCTAAAAAGCTTGGCAGGGCATTTTGAGATTAAGCTTAAAGACTTTATGCAGCCATTCTTTGTGGCGATTGCAGGCTCAACGTCTAGCACGCCTGTCATGAACTCCATGTATGTCATCGGGGCGGACATGACCTTATCACGCCTACGCCATGCCTGTGAAGTTTTGGGCGGTCTTGGCAAGAAAAAACTCAAAAAATTGGAAGAAGTGAATAAAACTTTGCCGAATTTTTTAAATCAAGAGTAA
- the rsmH gene encoding 16S rRNA (cytosine(1402)-N(4))-methyltransferase RsmH, whose protein sequence is MSQPDALQAFTHETVLLKETVAMLLGVKNLDDAKKGTFDGIYVDATFGRGGHSRLLLEYLSDDACLLVFDKDVEAIAVANELANADARVTVIHDSFASLNEQLKTLGIDHVDGIMADLGVSSPQLDDGARGFSFMRDGAVDMRMDTTRGEPVSEWLMRVDADTLADVLYEYGEERHSRKIARAIKSMESYDSTLALAEVIKQAHPAWQKGKHPATQSFQAMRIYINNELGDVDDFLVQSLSALKAGGRLAVISFHSLEDRRIKQFLNNHSRGRWEGDDKLLMPPVRTKYFGKALRVAPSDAEVKVNPRARSAWLRGAERTDAMYV, encoded by the coding sequence ATGAGCCAGCCCGACGCACTCCAAGCTTTCACCCACGAAACCGTCCTATTAAAAGAGACGGTGGCGATGCTATTGGGCGTAAAAAACTTAGATGATGCCAAAAAAGGAACATTTGATGGCATCTATGTGGATGCAACCTTTGGACGGGGTGGTCACAGTCGGCTATTATTAGAATATCTAAGTGATGATGCCTGCTTGTTGGTGTTTGATAAGGACGTCGAGGCGATCGCTGTGGCGAACGAACTTGCCAATGCTGATGCTCGCGTGACCGTGATTCATGACAGCTTTGCTAGCTTGAATGAGCAATTAAAGACACTTGGCATTGACCACGTCGATGGCATCATGGCAGACCTTGGCGTGTCTAGCCCACAGCTTGATGACGGTGCGCGCGGATTTAGCTTCATGCGAGATGGTGCGGTTGATATGCGCATGGATACCACGCGTGGCGAACCTGTTAGCGAATGGCTGATGCGAGTGGATGCCGATACTTTGGCAGATGTGCTGTATGAATATGGCGAGGAGCGCCATAGCCGTAAGATTGCACGCGCCATCAAGTCGATGGAAAGTTATGATTCGACGCTGGCATTGGCAGAAGTCATTAAACAGGCTCATCCAGCATGGCAAAAAGGTAAACATCCTGCTACTCAGAGCTTTCAGGCGATGCGTATTTATATTAATAACGAGCTTGGCGACGTGGATGATTTTTTGGTGCAGAGCTTGAGCGCGCTCAAAGCTGGTGGTCGTTTGGCGGTGATCAGCTTTCATTCATTAGAAGACAGACGTATTAAGCAGTTTTTGAATAATCACAGTCGTGGTCGCTGGGAAGGTGATGACAAGCTACTCATGCCGCCTGTGCGTACGAAGTATTTTGGCAAGGCGCTTAGAGTTGCCCCAAGCGATGCAGAAGTTAAGGTCAATCCGCGTGCCCGAAGTGCATGGTTGCGTGGGGCAGAACGCACCGACGCGATGTATGTTTGA
- the ftsL gene encoding cell division protein FtsL, with protein MNDKHAHLIPPKTQSDSSVGMIGLCRLILGLLVAAIIWTGVSISVQTQAHHEAYRNLQKLKKELTAMQVEEQRLLIEQQTFSATPQVARRAVSELGMFFPAGDSRRVIAPTTADTQSNKAAQ; from the coding sequence ATGAACGATAAACACGCCCATCTTATCCCGCCAAAAACCCAATCCGACAGCAGTGTGGGCATGATTGGGCTGTGTCGCCTGATTTTGGGGCTGCTTGTCGCTGCCATCATATGGACGGGCGTGAGCATTTCTGTACAGACTCAGGCGCATCATGAAGCTTATCGCAACCTTCAAAAACTCAAAAAAGAACTGACCGCCATGCAAGTAGAAGAGCAGCGCCTACTCATTGAACAGCAGACCTTTAGTGCCACGCCTCAGGTTGCTCGCCGAGCGGTGAGTGAATTGGGCATGTTCTTCCCTGCCGGTGATTCACGCCGAGTTATTGCACCAACCACGGCTGACACCCAATCAAATAAGGCGGCTCAGTGA
- a CDS encoding peptidoglycan D,D-transpeptidase FtsI family protein, which produces MKKPDQKQGASSKVTPPLRKKTTKNKANPAQNYQEGSSRFGSLFGGSGKKRRQKAATMLGGLQDVGRYKFAWAIVAVCFAILFARAFYLQVTNSSFLIEQGEKLITSKRSVPVYRGMITDMTGAPLAANAPLSTVVFSPYDYAVEYYRLDKIIKTSQNAKTIAKASEDLKQMDLVKLAATANFPLEKLQNAVAIKHDLDLSNEEEVNAALPKGAGSRRLIILPKAPPEIVEPLMALDFVGISEEKFFQRYYLQAEPYAQILGYMAQSSDEKNGGYVGRAGIEAKYEKQLAGERGQVLILKDARQSAIKEIKEIKPTVEGQDIHLTIDSRLQYVLYKELEQVGRTQSARSSSGIVVDVLTGDVLALGSWPSFNSNNLSERTGANERNRPVLDTFEPGSVMKPFTVAAALESGKYSTSSLINTSPGSLYVGGYTIRDSGNYGAITLAKLIQKSSNVASAKIALSLPANAISDMQRRFGFGQKTALNFPAEASGGVSDPSEKEYSRRATLSYGYGQTVTLAQVVQAYAALANNGMLRPLRLVKEDELPEPTQVIEPKNAQAIVKMMELVTEQGGTARAAAINGYRVAGKTGTSRRTNPNGGYYTDQYRTTFAGIAPASNPRFAIAILVEDPRRQFYAGQVSAPVFHNVMKEALRLYNVPFDKPLQLN; this is translated from the coding sequence ATGAAAAAACCTGATCAAAAACAAGGCGCATCATCTAAAGTCACGCCACCACTGCGTAAAAAAACCACTAAAAATAAAGCCAATCCTGCCCAAAACTACCAAGAAGGCTCATCAAGATTCGGGTCATTGTTCGGTGGATCTGGCAAAAAACGCCGCCAAAAAGCCGCCACCATGTTGGGCGGATTACAAGACGTTGGGCGTTATAAATTCGCTTGGGCTATTGTGGCTGTCTGTTTTGCCATTTTATTTGCTCGGGCGTTTTATTTGCAAGTTACTAACTCATCGTTTTTGATTGAGCAAGGCGAAAAGCTCATCACATCGAAGCGCTCGGTGCCTGTATATCGTGGCATGATTACAGACATGACGGGCGCACCACTGGCGGCGAATGCGCCTCTATCGACTGTGGTATTTAGCCCATATGATTACGCGGTGGAGTACTACAGACTTGATAAAATCATCAAAACCAGCCAAAACGCCAAAACCATCGCTAAGGCCAGCGAAGACCTTAAGCAGATGGATTTGGTGAAATTGGCAGCAACAGCGAATTTCCCACTAGAAAAACTTCAAAATGCCGTCGCAATCAAACACGACCTTGATCTGAGCAATGAAGAGGAGGTAAATGCAGCACTGCCAAAAGGTGCAGGTTCACGCCGTCTGATCATACTACCAAAAGCACCGCCTGAGATTGTTGAGCCGTTGATGGCGCTTGATTTTGTTGGGATTAGTGAAGAGAAGTTCTTCCAAAGATATTATCTACAAGCCGAGCCATATGCGCAGATTCTAGGCTACATGGCGCAATCTAGCGATGAAAAGAATGGCGGTTATGTGGGTCGTGCAGGTATCGAAGCCAAGTATGAAAAACAGCTGGCAGGTGAGCGCGGACAAGTGCTCATCCTAAAGGACGCCCGTCAGTCTGCCATCAAAGAAATCAAAGAAATCAAACCGACCGTTGAAGGTCAAGACATTCATCTGACCATCGATTCGCGCTTGCAGTATGTCCTTTATAAGGAGCTTGAGCAAGTAGGGCGCACTCAGTCGGCACGTTCAAGCTCGGGCATTGTGGTGGATGTCTTGACCGGAGATGTGTTGGCATTGGGTTCTTGGCCATCGTTTAACTCAAATAATCTGTCAGAGCGTACCGGTGCTAATGAGCGTAATCGCCCTGTGCTAGATACCTTTGAGCCGGGTTCTGTGATGAAGCCATTCACGGTGGCGGCAGCATTAGAGTCGGGCAAATATTCTACCAGCTCTCTGATTAATACCTCGCCAGGCAGCCTATATGTGGGCGGATACACCATTCGAGACAGCGGTAATTATGGCGCCATTACGCTTGCCAAGCTGATCCAAAAATCCAGTAACGTCGCTTCTGCCAAGATCGCACTTAGCTTACCTGCCAATGCCATCTCTGACATGCAAAGACGCTTTGGTTTTGGTCAAAAAACAGCCTTAAATTTCCCAGCCGAAGCCTCAGGTGGTGTTAGCGACCCTAGCGAAAAAGAATATTCTCGCCGTGCAACCCTAAGTTATGGCTATGGTCAGACGGTGACACTTGCTCAAGTTGTCCAAGCTTATGCTGCCTTGGCAAATAACGGCATGCTAAGACCGCTGCGCTTGGTAAAAGAAGACGAGCTGCCAGAGCCCACCCAAGTCATTGAGCCTAAGAACGCCCAAGCCATCGTGAAGATGATGGAGCTGGTCACCGAACAGGGCGGTACAGCGCGCGCGGCAGCGATTAATGGCTATCGTGTGGCGGGCAAGACAGGTACGTCACGCCGGACCAACCCGAATGGTGGTTATTATACCGATCAGTATCGTACGACTTTTGCGGGCATTGCACCTGCATCGAATCCACGTTTTGCCATTGCGATATTGGTCGAGGATCCACGTCGTCAATTCTACGCAGGTCAAGTCTCAGCACCAGTATTTCATAATGTCATGAAAGAGGCGCTGCGTCTGTATAATGTACCGTTTGATAAGCCGTTACAGCTAAATTGA
- a CDS encoding UDP-N-acetylmuramoyl-L-alanyl-D-glutamate--2,6-diaminopimelate ligase → MKPITLVQLFDDLQLQMLDEIAQSVAHVPFHRFCLDSRKASEGDAFVLLSSFSHQDDALERANQYLTSVEDKAAFVLSQIDPKLLDVRFSKPIVYLPTIRHYLGDLIAARFQVDKPAKLPTVVAVTGTNGKTTVSQLVAQLCELSGAPSAIMGTAGNGRLHALVQSANTTGDVLAVHEFLYQMALDGVEVVALEASSHGLHQHRLQGVPVQVAIYTNLSHDHLDYHADMEEYRAAKARLFDEGYFSTLTCGIINQDANYPLLTKNHTANYQLLTYSQQDDRANYFAKEIAPSLDGVGIELVAQGEHITLKSPLLGLFNVDNLMAAVAAFLALFPEKRAELPELAAQLQGARGRMQRIPSKAGSFIVDYAHTPDALEQVLVSLRKHCTGKLIAVFGCGGDRDRTKRPIMAKAGVTHADVSIFTADNPRSEDPNAILKDMQIDLTCEEHYKVIIEPDRKSAIRQAVQMAGENDIVVILGKGHETYQEINGVRHDFDDAAVLAELLNE, encoded by the coding sequence ATGAAACCAATTACCTTAGTCCAGCTGTTCGATGATTTGCAGTTGCAGATGCTTGATGAGATCGCTCAGAGTGTCGCGCATGTGCCTTTTCATCGTTTTTGCTTGGATAGTCGCAAGGCGTCTGAGGGTGATGCGTTCGTGCTTTTGTCCAGCTTTAGCCATCAAGATGATGCGCTAGAGCGAGCCAATCAATACCTAACATCTGTAGAGGATAAAGCTGCGTTTGTGTTGTCGCAGATTGACCCTAAGCTGCTTGATGTTAGATTTAGTAAGCCAATCGTCTATCTGCCAACGATTCGACATTATTTGGGGGATTTGATCGCGGCGCGTTTTCAGGTGGATAAGCCCGCCAAGCTGCCGACGGTGGTCGCGGTGACAGGAACCAATGGCAAGACAACAGTCAGCCAGTTGGTCGCGCAGCTGTGCGAGCTGTCAGGCGCGCCTTCTGCCATCATGGGAACAGCAGGCAATGGACGCCTGCACGCACTTGTGCAGTCGGCGAATACGACAGGCGATGTCTTGGCGGTGCATGAATTCTTATATCAAATGGCGCTCGATGGTGTAGAAGTGGTAGCGCTTGAGGCGAGCAGTCATGGCCTGCATCAGCATCGACTACAGGGTGTGCCTGTACAAGTGGCGATCTATACCAACCTGTCGCATGATCATCTGGATTATCATGCCGACATGGAGGAGTACCGCGCTGCCAAGGCAAGACTGTTCGATGAGGGGTATTTTAGTACATTAACCTGTGGCATCATTAATCAAGATGCTAACTATCCTTTATTGACCAAGAATCACACCGCCAATTATCAGCTGCTTACGTACAGTCAGCAGGATGATCGCGCAAATTATTTTGCCAAAGAGATTGCGCCCAGCCTTGATGGTGTAGGTATTGAGCTTGTCGCTCAAGGCGAGCACATCACCCTAAAGAGCCCGCTCTTAGGCTTATTCAATGTCGATAATCTGATGGCGGCAGTTGCGGCATTTTTGGCGTTGTTTCCTGAGAAGCGAGCCGAGCTTCCTGAACTGGCCGCCCAATTGCAAGGCGCGCGCGGTCGCATGCAGCGCATCCCTTCTAAGGCAGGGTCTTTTATTGTGGATTATGCGCACACGCCAGATGCACTGGAGCAGGTGCTAGTCAGTTTGCGTAAGCATTGCACAGGCAAGCTAATCGCGGTGTTCGGATGCGGTGGCGATAGAGACAGAACGAAGCGCCCCATCATGGCAAAAGCAGGCGTCACTCATGCCGATGTGTCGATATTCACCGCGGACAACCCTCGCTCAGAAGACCCTAATGCCATTTTAAAAGACATGCAGATCGATCTTACCTGTGAAGAGCATTATAAGGTCATCATCGAGCCTGATCGCAAGAGCGCCATTCGCCAAGCAGTGCAGATGGCAGGCGAGAATGACATTGTTGTGATACTCGGCAAGGGGCATGAGACCTACCAAGAGATTAACGGTGTTCGTCATGATTTTGATGATGCGGCAGTGCTTGCAGAATTGCTAAATGAGTGA
- a CDS encoding UDP-N-acetylmuramoyl-tripeptide--D-alanyl-D-alanine ligase: MTSYIWQKDNLQAATQGVWQGEFSTQSTRITTDTRKIEQGDIFLAFKGDNFDGHDYVETAKELGAVAAIVNEPVVSDLPQLIVGDTKKALGLLGKYRRDVHSDLTVVALTGSSGKTTTKEMIGSILGQIAPTLITRGNLNNDLGVPMMLLELTDEHRFAVMELGANHVGEIAYTSNLVRPDVACVLNIGTAHLGEFGGRANIARAKAEIYSSLTAEGVAVVPFGDEFFEFLGESACQFADKILSFGEQSVPLSQAGLSDEDVAELSAQGVTSVLMMGDLFADDIEAMPTHSTFSLNTNLEIDEIESLPVTLPFIGEHNVANALAAAACAYALGVPLEMIVQGLQNAVVPKGRLTRIAFGEHTLIDDTYNANPTSMIAAAKVLEQESNAKILVLGDVFELGSAADDEHYQLGQGLAALEIDVVLTVGDHMVHTARAVNEIRDIAVHFDDKQALLAALRAHLNNGVSTVLFKGSRGMKMESLIGDLMNA; encoded by the coding sequence ATGACCTCCTATATTTGGCAAAAAGACAATCTACAAGCCGCCACTCAAGGCGTCTGGCAGGGCGAATTTAGCACCCAAAGCACGCGCATCACAACTGACACGCGTAAGATTGAGCAGGGTGATATTTTCCTTGCCTTCAAAGGCGATAACTTTGACGGTCATGATTATGTTGAGACCGCCAAGGAGTTGGGCGCGGTCGCTGCCATCGTGAACGAGCCTGTGGTAAGTGATCTGCCGCAGCTGATCGTAGGCGACACTAAGAAAGCCTTGGGGCTACTGGGCAAATATCGCCGCGATGTGCATTCTGATTTGACCGTGGTGGCTTTGACAGGTTCGTCTGGCAAGACCACCACCAAAGAGATGATTGGTAGTATTCTGGGTCAGATTGCGCCAACGCTCATCACTCGTGGCAACCTAAATAACGATCTGGGTGTGCCAATGATGCTACTTGAATTGACAGATGAGCATCGATTTGCCGTGATGGAGCTTGGGGCAAATCATGTGGGAGAGATTGCATATACGAGCAATTTGGTGCGTCCTGATGTGGCGTGCGTGTTAAATATCGGTACGGCGCATCTGGGCGAGTTTGGTGGACGTGCCAACATTGCTCGAGCCAAGGCGGAGATTTATTCATCGCTGACGGCTGAGGGTGTGGCAGTTGTTCCGTTTGGCGATGAGTTTTTTGAATTTTTGGGCGAGAGCGCCTGCCAGTTTGCGGATAAGATTTTAAGCTTTGGCGAGCAGAGTGTGCCATTATCACAGGCAGGTCTGTCGGATGAAGATGTGGCAGAGTTATCTGCGCAAGGCGTCACGTCTGTGCTGATGATGGGCGACCTGTTCGCCGATGACATCGAAGCCATGCCAACACATAGCACATTTAGCCTAAATACCAATCTTGAGATTGATGAAATCGAAAGTTTGCCTGTAACACTGCCATTCATCGGTGAGCATAATGTCGCTAACGCATTGGCCGCCGCCGCTTGCGCTTATGCGCTTGGCGTACCGCTTGAGATGATCGTGCAAGGCTTACAGAATGCCGTCGTACCAAAAGGTCGCCTAACTCGCATTGCCTTTGGTGAGCACACCTTGATCGATGATACCTATAATGCCAATCCGACCTCCATGATTGCAGCGGCTAAGGTGCTAGAGCAAGAATCGAATGCCAAGATATTGGTGTTGGGCGATGTTTTTGAATTGGGCAGTGCGGCAGATGACGAGCATTATCAGCTTGGTCAGGGATTGGCGGCTCTTGAGATTGATGTGGTCTTAACAGTAGGCGATCACATGGTGCACACTGCTCGCGCGGTGAATGAGATTCGTGACATCGCAGTTCATTTTGATGACAAACAAGCGCTACTGGCCGCTCTTAGAGCTCATCTTAATAATGGCGTATCGACCGTGCTATTTAAAGGCTCGCGTGGCATGAAGATGGAAAGTCTGATTGGTGACTTGATGAATGCCTAA
- the mraY gene encoding phospho-N-acetylmuramoyl-pentapeptide-transferase: MLYWLFQHSDIAISSLTLRALFAVITALLIVIFAGKPVIKYLRTLKYGQAVRDDGPKTHLVKQGTPTMGGVLILVAIAISTLAWADLSNPYVWILMVVMVIFGAVGWADDWLKIKHKNPQGLIARKKYFWLSVGSLFAGGSLYYIALQQDAATAAAMQDVLVPLFKDWVIPLSAIPFGIGFIILTYFTINGSSNAVNLTDGLDGLVILPVVLVAAGLGVFAYISGSMNYAAYMHVPYIAYNAEVIIVCASIIGAGLGFLWYNAAPADVFMGDVGALSLGGMLGTMAVMTRQELAFVIMGGVFVAEAVSVILQVGSYKLRKKRIFLMAPLHHHFEEMGLKETKVVARFYIVCIILVVLGLMTLKLR, encoded by the coding sequence ATGCTTTATTGGTTATTTCAACACAGCGACATTGCTATCTCATCGCTGACATTGCGTGCATTATTTGCGGTTATTACGGCGCTGCTTATTGTGATTTTTGCGGGTAAGCCTGTCATTAAGTATCTGCGCACGCTTAAATATGGTCAAGCGGTGCGTGACGATGGTCCAAAGACGCACCTTGTTAAGCAGGGAACGCCTACGATGGGCGGTGTGCTGATTCTGGTTGCGATCGCGATCTCAACATTGGCATGGGCAGACTTGTCCAATCCTTATGTTTGGATCTTGATGGTGGTAATGGTCATCTTTGGCGCGGTTGGCTGGGCTGATGACTGGCTAAAAATCAAGCATAAAAACCCACAAGGCCTGATCGCCCGTAAAAAATACTTCTGGCTGTCAGTAGGTTCGCTGTTCGCAGGCGGCTCATTGTACTACATCGCACTACAACAAGATGCCGCCACAGCTGCCGCCATGCAGGATGTATTGGTACCATTGTTCAAAGACTGGGTCATTCCCCTGTCAGCGATTCCTTTTGGTATTGGCTTTATTATTCTGACTTATTTTACTATCAATGGCTCATCGAACGCGGTGAACTTGACAGACGGCTTGGATGGCTTGGTAATTTTGCCTGTGGTGTTGGTTGCGGCAGGGCTTGGCGTGTTCGCATATATTTCAGGTTCGATGAATTATGCTGCTTACATGCACGTGCCTTATATCGCCTATAATGCTGAGGTCATCATCGTCTGCGCATCGATCATTGGCGCAGGACTTGGCTTCTTATGGTATAACGCGGCGCCTGCCGATGTCTTTATGGGTGACGTGGGTGCGCTAAGCCTTGGTGGTATGCTTGGTACGATGGCGGTCATGACGCGTCAAGAGCTTGCCTTTGTGATCATGGGTGGTGTCTTTGTGGCGGAAGCGGTGTCGGTCATCCTACAGGTTGGCTCTTATAAGCTGCGCAAAAAACGTATCTTCTTGATGGCACCATTACACCATCATTTTGAGGAAATGGGTCTAAAAGAAACCAAGGTAGTCGCGCGTTTTTATATCGTGTGCATCATCTTGGTCGTGCTGGGTCTGATGACCCTAAAGCTTCGCTAA
- a CDS encoding crotonase/enoyl-CoA hydratase family protein, whose protein sequence is MTSPILITNQNDIVTITLNRPDKKNAMSFEMMRALIEIAKDIRKDKTVRAVIITGGADFCSGLDLSVFGAPRQMAWAMTQLIKPAPSLFQEVCLIWQSLPVPVIAVIDGVCLGAGLQLALGADIRISTSRAKFAILEAKWGLVADMGLTHTAKLMRADHLKELAMTARAIGAAEAGGYKLITHIDDEPMAKAQSIAKEITTRSPDAVYAAKALINGMMPKSHRKLYQEKLWQIKLILGANRKLAIKKTKDDGVEFLKRQFK, encoded by the coding sequence ATGACCTCACCGATTTTAATCACCAATCAAAACGACATTGTCACCATCACCTTAAATCGCCCTGACAAGAAAAACGCCATGAGCTTTGAGATGATGCGTGCACTCATCGAGATTGCAAAGGACATTCGCAAGGATAAGACGGTGCGCGCGGTGATCATCACGGGTGGTGCGGACTTTTGTAGTGGACTTGATTTGTCGGTATTTGGTGCGCCTAGGCAGATGGCCTGGGCGATGACGCAGCTGATTAAGCCTGCACCTAGTTTATTTCAAGAAGTTTGTCTAATTTGGCAGAGTTTGCCTGTGCCAGTGATTGCGGTCATTGATGGTGTGTGCTTGGGCGCAGGATTGCAGCTTGCTCTGGGAGCGGACATACGCATCAGCACATCGCGCGCTAAGTTTGCCATCCTAGAGGCGAAATGGGGTTTGGTCGCTGACATGGGACTGACCCACACCGCCAAGCTGATGCGCGCAGATCACCTAAAGGAGCTGGCGATGACGGCGCGTGCGATTGGCGCGGCAGAGGCTGGAGGCTATAAGCTTATCACACACATCGATGACGAACCCATGGCAAAAGCCCAATCAATCGCTAAAGAAATCACTACCCGATCACCCGATGCTGTCTATGCCGCCAAAGCGCTTATCAATGGTATGATGCCTAAGTCTCATCGTAAGCTCTATCAAGAAAAACTGTGGCAAATCAAGCTCATCCTAGGTGCTAATCGTAAGCTTGCCATCAAAAAGACCAAAGACGACGGTGTCGAATTCCTAAAGCGACAGTTTAAATAG